The proteins below come from a single Danaus plexippus chromosome 9 unlocalized genomic scaffold, MEX_DaPlex mxdp_24, whole genome shotgun sequence genomic window:
- the LOC116767564 gene encoding uncharacterized protein LOC116767564 yields MSLIDRFKTKLVDYKETFMDYRIESIILLLNFIPSMAGFSILNKKNSVIFWIVHFFLVLYVYVLGSIMYQVNVADGPIDLIKSYVNLTLVILIINNSYWFIVKRATLTKLMENVIENDTQSHQLDFLKPKHTKLLRTIKIIVYIFYAFNILDVIFVYIPRRIDVTNEYYSNVACVGMKPLTHFPKKQLCQLVLFATEISICTVVLNYQALIFFLISHTAAMYRLLCEEIFALDDDNMDTATVKKRLVVLIGRHTLTLTITKTIKDLYSMPIGINFGSNAICIILSFALPWEEWVNLSPVYIYCFLVFFLYCHLCQMLINASEQFEYAVYSCGWEKFDLKEQKTAYVMLLQAQKPVTLLAADIVPVNIYTFATTMQAMFKFITVFKF; encoded by the exons aTGAGTTTGATCGATAGATTTAAAACTAAGTTGGTTGACTACAAAGAGACATTTATGGATTACAGGAttgaaagtattattttacttttaaacttCATACCATCAATGGCGGGattttccatattaaataaaaaaaattccg TAATATTTTGGATAGTACATTTCTTTCTGGTACTCTACGTGTACGTACTTGGTAGTATTATGTATCAAGTAAATGTGGCAGACGGCCCGATTGACCTTATAAAAAGTTACGTAAATCTAACACTAGTGATTTTGATCATAAATAACAGCTATTGGTTTATAGTcaaaag AGCCACTCTGACGAAATTGATGGAAAATGTAATAGAAAATGACACTCAATCACATCAGCTGGATTTTTTGAAGCCAAAACACACGAAGCTGCTgcgaacaataaaaattattgtctatATTTTCTATGCCTTCAACATTCTTGATGTCATTTTCGTCTATATACCGCGTCGTATTGACGTCACCAACGAATATTATTCGAATGTCGCGTGTGTTG GCATGAAACCGTTGACTCACTTTCCTAAGAAGCAATTATGTCAACTCGTTTTATTTGCAACAGAAATATCTATATGTACGGTAGTCCTAAATTACCAGgctctgatattttttttaatatctcataCAGCGGCCATGTACCGATTATTGTGTGAAGAAATTTTCGCTCTCGATGATGATAACATGGACACAGCCACTGTTAAAAAACGTCTTGTAGTTTTAATCGGTCGTCACACACTCACTTTAACTATAACTAAAACTATAAAGGATCTGTACAGTATGCCTATAGGAATTAATTTTGGCAGCAATGCCATATGCATTATACTGTCGTTTGCCTTACCTTGGGAAGAATGGGTAAATTTATCACCAgtgtacatatattgtttCCTTGTATTTTTTCTCTACTGTCATTTGTGTCAAATGTTGATCAACGCGTCGGAGCAATTTGAGTATGCAGTTTACAGCTGTGGTTGGGAGAAGTTCGATCTGAAAGAGCAGAAGACAGCGTATGTTATGCTGTTACAAGCTCAGAAGCCTGTGACTCTTTTGGCGGCGGATATTGTACCAGTTAATATTTACACTTTCGCAACGACTATGCAAGCtatgttcaaatttataaccgtttttaaattttag
- the LOC116767710 gene encoding uncharacterized protein LOC116767710, whose protein sequence is MKLLYFVLFIIANLRINPQASLDSFLPTNNQVLLADTTKSSDKSCSRPCKFNVKPRRCEYDFVIRPILDEEGRPSLTINDQSPGPAVHVCLNDIVVVKVKNEIPNQDVTLHWHGIEQKGTPYMDGVPMITQCPISYGSIYQYSFIASSPGTFFYHADSVVHQSDGIYGSLIVDQPQPLEPNGVLYDYDRSKEHTFLIAARFPELLTSRLEGKSEIGPESLIINGDNFTPKIYVMTGYSYRLRFINAIALECPIVVNVQRHAVVVIATDSNPVKPVTNGAFRLYPGERIDVVLRADQPSGGYWLQISGEGACETLKTHIMLIYSGFNYTSMLEQGPNTESEIGTFIDSEKYLSLKDSQAPAKVKSIYLRIDRNSFDVKDSDLDFRYRSDAMKKKPFYPATLSLHAGVVQINGKNFLYPNAVYLLKPREVRPDITCYVEEEQKHKEPQCLQVLKAQINEPIELILANEGFGSNDSYTFHMHGYNMQIISTWRNPSKRPFTKEEFMKLDENHSIVRNEVNPPLKNTIHVPNKGLTVVRFTPTSGGSWLLECRSCSLSTPVALLVSVPLSIPKSVIESLPGCGSYRPADVLLN, encoded by the exons ATGAAGcttctatattttgttttgtttataattgcAAACTTGCGTATAAACCCCCAAGCGTCGTTGGATAGTTTTTTGCCCACCAACAACCAAGTTTTACTTGCTGACACAACCAAAAGTTCAG ACAAATCTTGCAGTCGGCCTtgcaaatttaatgttaagcCTCGACGTTGTGAATATGATTTCGTAATACGTCCAATCTTGGATGAAGAGGGAAGGCCAAGTCTGACCATCAATGATCAAAGCCCGGGGCCGGCTGTCCATGTGTGTTTGAACGATATAGTGGTGGTCAAAGTAAAGAACGAAATCCCGAATCAGGATGTAACTCTCCACTGGCACGGCATTGAACAGAAAGGGACCCCGTATATGGATGGTGTGCCAATGATAACGCAATGCCCCATTTCATACGGATCGATATATCAATACTCATTTATTGCATCTTCTCCTGGCACCTTCTTCTATCATGCTGATTCTG TGGTCCATCAGAGTGATGGAATATACGGAAGTCTTATTGTGGATCAGCCGCAGCCTCTCGAGCCTAATGGTGTTCTATACGATTACGATCGGAGCAAAGAACATACATTCTTGATAGCCGCTAGATTTCCGGAATTATTGACCTCAAGACTAGAGGGGAAAAGCGAAATTGGGCCCGAAAGTCTGATAATCAATGGTGATAATTTTACTCCTAA GATTTACGTGATGACGGGATACTCATACCGGTTGCGTTTCATTAACGCAATAGCGTTGGAATGTCCAATCGTTGTAAACGTACAGCGGCATGCGGTGGTGGTTATTGCTACTGACAGCAATCCTGTTAAGCCAGTGACTAACGGAGCCTTCAGACTCTATCCAG gAGAGCGAATAGATGTCGTATTACGGGCAGATCAGCCCAGCGGTGGTTATTGGCTACAAATCTCAGGGGAAGGAGCTTGTGAGACGCTCAAAACGCATATTATGCTTATTTACTCCGGCTTTAATTACACATCAATGTTGGAACAAGGACCG AACACTGAGTCGGAAATCGGTACCTTCATCGacagtgaaaaatatttgtcacttAAAGATTCTCAAGCTCCAGCCAAAgtgaaatctatatatttacgtATTGACAGGAATAGTTTTGATGTCAAAGACAGTGATTTAGATTTCCGTTACCGAAGCGACGCTATGAAAAAGAAACCTTTTTACCCTGCGACATTAT cTCTCCATGCTGGTGTTGTACAAATCAACGGTAAAAACTTCCTTTATCCAAACGCTGTGTATCTTTTAAAACCTCGCGAGGTACGTCCTGATATTACCTGTTATGTTGAGGAGGAACAAAAACACAAGGAGCCTCAATGCCTACAAGTTTTAAAAGCACAAATAAACGAACCGATAGAGCTCATATTGGCTAACGAag gtttcGGTAGTAATGATTCCTACACATTTCACATGCACGGCTATAATATGCAGATTATTTCAACATGGCGCAATCCTTCCAAAAGACCATTTACTAAGGAAGAGTTTATGAAATTAGACGAAAATCATTCTATTGTGAG aaacGAAGTGAATCCGCCACTGAAGAACACTATACATGTACCTAATAAGGGCTTGACTGTCGTACGTTTCACTCCCACTTCCGGTGGAAGCTGGCTCTTGGAATGCAGATCTTGTTCCCTTTCAACACCCGTCGCGTTGCTCGTCAGCGTTCCCCTGTCGATACCAAAGTCGGTTATTGAATCTTTGCCAGGCTGCGGAAGCTATCGACCCGCGGACGTGTTGCTGAATTGA
- the LOC116767280 gene encoding granzyme-like protein 1, protein MQKQDAMEYTMEYDWGIICLLIFSFTRLNGGNNLCIYEIVLLYKILILKTIIAASSTSESSRIVGGHESKPYNHPYLVTLQLRFLWMRMHVCGGSIINEKWILTAAHCVQDSWLLRWLPMDAVAGVHNINTFGKEAQINTINERIPHPLYEGGIGAYDIALLGLRTPFVFTDQVQPINLPYTSKISNESLLLVGWGALRTTSFIPDLPNELQEVKVTYIPYQQCYDAIEEIKEPSEYNPLDKEAHLCTGPLTGGIAACSGDSGGPLVQMTSIEALNNRNEKDNDYDEYYNDKRLIRSEKLVPNVNRDQVPFIIGIVSWGMAPCGTKGAPTVYTNVSQYMDFINAHIKT, encoded by the exons ATGCAAAAGCAGGATGCCATGGAATACACCATGGAGTATGATTGGGGAATCATTTGCCTATTGATTTTTAGTTTCACAAGATTAAACGGTGggaataatttatgtatatatgaaattgttctgttatacaaaatattaatattaaaaactatcataGCAGCGTCAAGTACTTCTGAAAGCAGCAGGATTGTTGGTGGCCATGAATCCAAACCGTACAACCACCCATATCTGGTGACCCTCCAATTGAGATTCTTGTGGATGAGGATGCACGTTTGCGGTGGGAGCATCATAAATGAGAAATGG atATTAACTGCAGCACACTGCGTGCAAGATTCCTGGTTGCTGAGATGGCTCCCAATGGATGCTGTAGCTGGtgttcataatataaacacGTTTGGGAAAGAGGCACAGATTAATACGATCAACGAACGCATACCACATCCTTTATATGAagg AGGTATTGGTGCATATGACATCGCTCTACTGGGCTTGCGTACGCCATTCGTCTTCACGGATCAAGTCCAGCCGATAAACCTTCCTTACACTTCTAAAATTTCAAACGAGTCTCTTCTTCTGGTCGGATGGGGAGCTTTGAGGACAACTTCCTTCATACCTGACCTACCAAATGAATTACAAGAAGTCAAAGTGACGTACATCCCGTACCAAC AATGTTACGACGctattgaagaaataaaagaacCTTCTGAATATAATCCTCTCGATAAAGAAGCGCATTTATGTACTGGACCCCTGACTGGAGGCATCGCTGCTTGTAGTGGAGATTCCGGAGGCCCTCTGGTACAAATGACCTCTATAGAAGCCTTGAATAATAGAAACGAAAAGGATAATGATTACGATGAATACTATAATGACAAAAGACTGATTAGAAGTGAAAAACTAGTGCCCAATGTAAATCGCGACCAAGTGCCTTTTATTATTGGGATTGTGTCTTGGGGTATGGCTCCCTGTGGAACCAAAGGAGCTCCAACGGTTTACACTAATGTATCACAATACATGGATTTCATTAACGCACATATTAAAAcgtaa
- the LOC116767172 gene encoding uncharacterized protein LOC116767172, which yields MHRSSYVLFCFILILCNISPLLSKRTFGGGRHSYPKSGGLSGVGGSHSYPSGGHGYPSGNSHGYPSSGGLSGNSRGGGYPGGGSQSHPSGGMSHGYPSQSNSHQYPGGKGLSGNSPGYSGAGHTTNVHYHYNYNPPQQIRYTPAHGGPPMSYPVYRHAPPTYVYQYKDSGSKYGTLLAGLALLNLGTLGVSAYAASKSHSNYKPQPGEVCKFGLKKENGDYEETKIDCQLITSFIFQEEAKTQSGGTNTTTITTVTNVTTVNMTNGSESSPAPPTNVKTLYEMLPNGTLVPINITTNETVVNNTSSNDGLASTSSVTITTTNTTTVTNALDVKGKPVDVTPGMKCYVIRHTPSSNMKRSVPCGLLQSYAEQSLKKNSANRNIPALVILSIFVAAISVY from the coding sequence ATGCATCGTTCATCTtacgtattattttgttttatacttattCTTTGTAATATATCGCCCCTATTATCGAAAAGAACTTTTGGTGGTGGAAGACATTCATATCCAAAGTCGGGCGGCTTGTCCGGTGTTGGCGGAAGCCATTCCTATCCTTCGGGAGGTCATGGATATCCATCAGGAAATAGTCACGGGTATCCCTCATCAGGAGGATTATCAGGAAATAGTCGGGGAGGAGGGTATCCTGGCGGTGGATCGCAATCTCATCCTTCAGGAGGCATGAGTCATGGTTACCCATCACAAAGTAATTCTCACCAATACCCCGGAGGGAAGGGATTGTCAGGTAACTCCCCAGGATATTCAGGTGCTGGTCATACGACAAATGTGCATTATCATTACAACTACAATCCCCCTCAGCAAATAAGGTATACACCCGCACATGGTGGTCCCCCTATGAGTTACCCTGTATACAGACATGCTCCCCCAACTTACGTTTATCAATATAAGGATTCTGGAAGTAAATATGGAACGCTATTGGCTGGTCTGGCGCTGTTGAACCTTGGCACACTCGGCGTCAGTGCATATGCAGCTAGTAAAAGTCATTCAAACTATAAACCACAACCGGGTGAAGTGTGTAAATTTGGTTTGAAAAAAGAGAATGGTGACTATGAGGAGACAAAAATCGACTGCCAATTAATTACTAGTTTTATATTCCAAGAAGAGGCCAAAACACAAAGCGGAGGTACGAACACCACAACAATTACAACAGTGACAAATGTTACAACTGTTAACATGACAAATGGCTCTGAGTCATCTCCAGCACCACCAACAAACGTAAAAACTCTGTATGAAATGTTACCCAATGGGACACTAGtacctataaatattacaactaATGAAACAGTTGTGAATAATACCTCATCAAATGATGGGTTAGCATCAACATCTTCGGTCACAATAACAACTACTAACACTACAACTGTGACAAACGCCTTAGATGTTAAAGGGAAGCCGGTTGATGTGACCCCCGGAATGAAATGCTATGTAATAAGACACACACCATCATCAAACATGAAGAGATCTGTACCTTGTGGTTTGTTGCAGTCATATGCCGAGCAATCATTAAAAAAGAACTCGGCAAATAGAAATATCCCAGCTCTGGTGATTTTGAGTATTTTTGTGGCAGCCATATCTGTATATTAA